In Leptospira levettii, the genomic window TGCGCGGAACTATACTTTGTCTGAAAGTATTCCTTCTCTTTTGGTGGAAGTTTATGATTTAATAATTCTTTGTATTCCTCTTGGATCGTGAGTTTTGGTAACCATTCGTCATTGATAAATATATTAAATTCATTTCCCACTTGTTTCACAACAACATCGGCAACAACATAATCAATTTTTCTACCTTGGTAAGTTGTCGCAGGGTATGGTTCTAATTTTTTAATTAATCTAGCTAAATTGAGAATTTCTTCTTCTGTGATTTTTAAATTTTTTGCGATTTTTTTATAATCAACCTTTTCTAAATCAGAAAGGAATTCCCCTATCAGCTGGTGCAAAACGATGTTATCAGGAAACAAAATCCTTCCTTGGATGAGAAGGGTTTCTTGCATATCTTTGGCACCAATTCCGATTGGGTCCAATTCATTGATCACTTGCAATACCCTACGAACTTTGGTTTCTGGATACCCCATCTCTTTGGATACCAGTGACAAATCATCTGTGATGAATCCTTTTTCATCGATCATACTGATGAGCACTTCGCCAATTTCAAATTCTAATTTCGTAAGTTTGATGAGACGTAGTTGGTTCAGTAAGTGTTCTTCTAACGTTTCCCCTCGAGTAGAAGATTCAATGTACTTTTGGTTTCGATCACTTGCTTCTGTATCATAGGTTCTTGGACCTTCTAACGAATAACTATCTTGCCAATTAACATCTGTACTTTTTTCGTGATTGAGTTTTTCCAACCGTTTCACTTCGTCGATGGAAAAAAGTTCGGGCATTTTGGATTTTTCATCAACTCCCACTTCATCAAGTAATGGGTTTTCCAATAATTCGTTTTGTATTTTATCTGATAATTCTAATGTTGATAAAGATAAGAGTTCAATGGACTGACGTAAGTCCTGGGTCATCACCAGTTTTTGCGTTTGGCGTTGTGAAAGTGAAGCCCCGAGTTTCATCTAAAGTTTAAAATCCTCACCTAAATAAATTCGCCTTGTTTCTGGATCGTTGATGAGATCATCCGCAGTTCCCGATATCAAAATTCTACCACTATACATGATATAAGCTCGGTCTGTAATCTTTAAAGTTTCCCTAACATTATGGTCAGTAATTAAAATCCCAAGTCCTCTTTCTTTCAAAGATTGTATCACATTTTGAATATCTTTCACTGCGATTGGGTCAACACCCGCAAACGGTTCATCTAACAAAATGAAGTCGGGATTTGTAACTAGTGCTCTCGCAATTTCACATCTTCGCCTTTCTCCACCAGAAAGTGTATAACCTTTTTGATTTGCCACTCGCATGATTTGTAGTTCCAAAAGAAGTTCATCCCGACGACGGATAATTTCATCACCAGGTAAATTCATTGTTTCCAAAATAGCTTCCAGATTTTCCGCAACTGTGAGTTTACGAAAGATACTGGCCTCTTGGGCAAGATAACCAACACCCATACGAGCACGAATGTGCATTGGTGCTTTCGTTAAGTCCTCATTATCGATAAATACATGGCCTTCATCGGGAGTCACGAATCCAACACTCATATAAAAACTTGTCGTTTTTCCGGCACCATTGGGTCCAAGAAGACCTACAATTTCACCTTTTCGGATATAAAAGCTGACTCCATCCACAACTTTACGTTTGTTATAGATCTTTACCAGATTCTCCATCCTAAATGTTTTTACATTTGGATCGATTTCCTTCTTTTTATCCGCTACTTTACTTTTTTTCACCATTCGGGATTACCTTTAGCCCATCAGTTAACAAGGCTTTGTCCGATTTTGGAAACAAGATGATTTTCCCAGCAGATACTTTTGTAGAGTCTCTCACAAGGGTTGGGTTTCCTTCCAATACTAGTTCATCTTTTTTTTCATAATAAGTGGCAAACTCACCAGTGGCTTTCGCTGATTGTGTTTCTACCTGCACATCACCCCGAGCAACTGTTTCATTTTTTTCATCAAATCTTTCAATAAAGACCGATGTTAATTGTCCACGTTCTACTAAATCTTTTTTATTTAAAAAAACAATTTTGGGAGATTCGGTTAAATAAGAATAACCCTTTTCTTTATCATAAAATAGGATTCCACCTTCCATTCTATAACCATTTTCTTTATCCAAATAACTCACGTTACCCGTAGCTTTTATTTCTTTATTACTTTTTCTACTTTCCAATAAATCAGCTTTAAATTCAGAATTTTTTCTGTACATAAACGCATCACCATTCATAGAAGTAACGGTTTCTTTGCCTTTATTTAAGTGAGTCAAGGTTTTGCCTGAAAACAATGTTAGGACTCTTTCTTTTGTGACTGTATCTTTTTCTTTATCTTTTTTATTTTCGTAACTCACTTGGTAGATGGTTGCGTCTCCATCCAGTTGAATACTTCCTTCTTTCACAAAATAAGAAAGAGTTTGTCCTATGAGAAATCGATTTTCTGAGAACAAAAACGGTTCTCCTTTTAAATCGATACGATCTTCCTTTTCGGAAAAAACTGCATCCTCGCCGAAGACTTGGAATTCTTCAGAGGTAACAACTACTTTTCCTGCGAGAGTTGTTTTTGCTTCTTCCAAATTCCGAAGGATGGATTGGCATTTAATCCTAACCATTTTTCCATCTTTTTTTTGAGTTAAGATGGGATGATTTTCCAAACTAACAGTGCCAGCAACTTTATCATAAACACCTTTTGTTGCGGTGAGTGTCACTCCATTCTGAATGTCTTCAACAATCACTTGGCCTTTTAGGTTTCCGATAAGAGCTTCTTCACCAATGATTTCAATTTCCTTGGCACTAAGTTTAATGGACTTATGCATAATATAAGCCCCACCACCTAAGATAAAAACTTTTACTGGAAATCCATTCACCACTCTTTCTTCTTGTGTGAGACTACTTCCGCCCCAAATGATTGGGATTTTATCTTTTTTCGATTTTTTATCTTCGTTCTTTAGAATTGGATCATCCGATTTAAAAAAATCATCGTTCCCATACAAAATAGGAATCGGCGAAGTATTTAATTGCAAAACAAATCCTAAGAATAGAGATACAACCACCAATTGTCTCATGGTTTTTCCTTCAGTGGATTGGATCCGCCAACTGTGACTGCTTTTGGTTGGATGATTGTGAATTTATTTAAACTTTTATCAGCTCGTAATCCTTTCCCACGAATGGTGGTTCCATCAGAATAAACAAGGACATCCGCTTCAGAAGCGAGAGTTTTTTCTTCTAAATTATAAGTAAGAGATTCTGATTCGATAAATTTTCCGTCATTGGTTCTTAGGCGAACTTTTCCTTCTAATACTACTGTTTTGGTTTGGTGGTTAATCTCACCTCGATTCCCTGTCATGAGAGAGGTAACCTTACCTTTTTCAAACTGATTGAACTCAAATCCATACACAATGGTTTTGTTTTCTTTAGGAAAAATATAAGATTCTGCTCCCTTTAGTTTCCATTCTAATTCACCAGATTCTTTGTAAGAAGCACGGCTAAAGTTTCTCATTGAAACCATGGATCCAGATTCTTTTTCGACTTCGATGCGAAGGTATTCCTTGTCTTTACATGTTGTAAAAACTAAGAGGAAACATAATGTCCATACCTTCTTTTTCATGGGAGACGGACTAGTCCTCTAAAAACTTCGTTTTTACCAAACGATCCAATTCTAAAAGTTGAGTGAGTAATCCCTTTGCCTTTGCTAAAGGGAATTGTGTTGTTGCATCCGATAAAGCCTTTTCAGGATCAGGGTGAACTTCCATAAAAAGTCCCTCCACACCTACAGAAACTGCACCACGCATCATATGTGGAATGAACTCTCGCAAACCACCTGTTATGTTACCAGCAGCACCAGGTAACTGCGCTGAATGTGTTCCATCAAATACAATGGGAATTCCATGTTTATGCATCATAGGAATCCCTCTCAAATCAAACACAAGGTTTCCATATCCGAAACTCGCACCCCGTTCGGTGACCATGTACTTTTCAGAACCAGACTCTTGGATTTTTGTTTTGATATGCCTTGTGTCATCAGGGGCCATAAACTGGCCTTTTTTTACATTTACCCATTTTCCCGTTTCTGCTGCTTTTGCAATAAGATCCGTTTGTCGGCTTAAGAAAGCTGGAATTTGAAAAATGTCCACTGTGTCTTTTAATGGATCCACTTGAATGGTTTCATGGATGTCTGTCAGTACGGGAACATTGTATTTATTTTTGATAAAATCAAGAAGTTTCCGTCCTTCATCCAAACCTGGACCACGATAGGAATTGATAGACGAACGATTCGCTTTGTCAAAAGAAGATTTAAAAATATAAACAATGCCTAACTCATCACAGATGGCCTTCATTTCACCACAAACACGATCCAGTAAGTCTTTGTTCTCCATGACACAAGGCCCAGAGATTAGAAAAAACGGCTGACGACCTCCGATTTTTTTTCCAAAAAATTCTCTTTCTTCAATTAAATCGTACATCTTAATCCTCCGATTTTTTCGCTAATTTCGATGCAGCCTTGATAAAACCTGCAAAGAGTGGATGTGGATCAGTTGGTTTTGATTGGAATTCTGGATGGAATTGAACTCCTATGAACCAAGGATGGTTTGGAATTTCAACTATCTCCACCAAACTACCATCAGGTGAAAAACCAGATAAATTCATTCCTTTTTTCTCAAAATCATCCTTAAATCGAAGTGTAAATTCAAAACGGTGTCTGTGACGTTCTGAAATTCGATCAGCTTTATATTCACTATAAGCAAGTGTTCCTTTTTTAACCACACATGGATAAGCACCAAGGCGCATTGTTCCACCCATACGTTCGATTTCTTTTTGTTCTTCAATCATAGAAATCACAGGGTATTCAACATTTGGTTTGAATTCCGTTGAATTGGCGTCTTTGAAACCTAAAACATGGCGTGCAAATTCAATCACTGCACATTGCATTCCTAAACAAATCCCAAAAAATGGAATCTGTTTGGTTCTTGCATATTGGATGGCTGCAATTTTTCCTTCGATCCCACGTTCCCCAAACCCACCAGGAACAAGAACCCCGTGAACACCCTTAAGCAGTTCTTTGGTATTTTTGGAATCAATGTCTTCCGGATTAATTTTGACAACTTCCACTTCTACATCATTGGCGATTCCACCATGAGCCAAAGATTCGTAAACGGATCGATATGCATCTTGTAAGGAGATATATTTCCCAATTAATGCTATTTTTACGGTCTTTTTTGTATTACGAATTTTTTTAACCATATTTTCCCATTGGGAAAAATTAAGTTTTCGTAAATCCATACCGAGTGCATTGAGAACAACTTCATCCAATTTATCTTCTCTATACATCAGAGGAATTTCATAAATGGAAGTTGTGATATCAACAGCAGAGATTACATTTTGTTCTTTCACATTACAAAAGAGAGAGATTTTATTTTTCATCTCTTTTGACATTGGTTTATTGATCCTACAGATTAATACGTCTGGTTGGATTCCTAGTGCGAGTAATTCTTTTACTGAGTGTTGGGTAGGTTTTGTTTTAGCTTCACCAGCTGCAGTAATCGTAGGGACAAGTGTTAGGTGAAGGAATAAAACCTGGTTACTGCCATGTTCATATCGCATTTGGCGAATTGCTTCCAAAAATGGAATGGACTCAATATCTCCGACAGTCCCTCCAATTTCTACAATCACAAAGTCTGTTTCTTGATCACGCGTTAGATTATAAATACGATTTCGAATTTCATTGGTGATATGGGGTACAACTTGTACGGTTCTTCCAAGGTAATCCCCTTTCCGTTCCCGTTCGATGACTGCGTGGTAAATTTGACCCGTGGAAACAGAATTTTTACGGGAAAATTTTGATTTGGTGAAACGTTCATAATAACCTAAATCTAAATCCGTCTCTGCTCCATCTTCGGTCACATAAACTTCCCCATGTTGGTAGGGACTCATTGTACCTGGGTCAATATTGATATAAGGATCCATTTTTTGTAAAGAGACGGTATAACCTCTGGCTTCTAACAAACAACCGAGAGCGGCGACAGTGACCCCTTTTCCCAAAGAAGAGGAAACACCACCGGTAATGAATATATATCTGGTCTTGGACAAACTGGACCTCAAAAAAGAATGTTTTTTACAGACTGTTGGGATTTGGGTCCAAAATCAATACGTTTAGGAAGGGGATTTCGCTTTTTCTAAAATCTTGGTAGTGGATTTTCCGGAAACAAATGGCAAAATTTGAATATCCGCACCCATCTCCTTTAAAATTTGGTATTCTGGGAGGGTTTCAATTTGGTAGTCCCCACCTTTGGAATGGATAGAAGGTCTCACCTTTTTTAAAATTTCTAAGGGAGTATCTTCTGAAAAACTGGAAACAAAATCCACGGAAGATAAAGCAGCAAGCACCATCATTCGATCTTCACAGGAATTAATAGGTCTAGATTCACCTTTTAACCTTCTGACACTCTCATCAGAATTCACACCAATCCAAAGGTAATCTCCTAAATCACGAGCCTGCGCTAAATAACTCACATGACCTGGGTGTAAAATATCAAAACAACCATTCGTAAATACGATTTTTTTCCCTTCGAGAGTCTTACGTTTTGGTTCGATCTCTTCTTTTGAGATGATTTTACTTTGTATTGACTCGTAAAAATTCATATTGATTCCTCAAGATATCCCAAAGTCCGAAGAGCCTCTTCGATCTCAGATTGTGTCACCGTTGCCGCACCCAATTTCCCAACGACGATTCCAGCACTTACATTGGAGACTAGAGCTGCTTCCCCAATGTTCATCCCACTTGCAACAAACGCTGTATAGGTGGTGATTACCGTATCCCCTGCCCCTGTTACATCAAATACTTCCTTTGCAACGGTTGGGATATGGTAAAAACGATTGGATGTCCTTTCATAAATTGACATACCTTTTTCCCCTCTGGTAATCATCATCGCATCAGGGGTAATTTTCTCAGAAATTTCGCGACAAGCGAGTTCGATTTCAGAATCACTGGATAGTTTTTTACCTAATGCCTTTCCCGCCTCATGATGGTTTGGCGTCATGATATGTATGTTTTTGTATAAGAAAAAATGGCTTACTTGAGGATCAACAGTCACAATTTTTTTTTCTACATTACATAGAGAAATCACAGCTTGGATCAAAGAAGGGGTTAAATAACCCTTATCGTAATCAGAGAGGATTACGGCAGAAGCTTCTTTGATTTTCTCTTTTAATCGTTCCAAAATTTGTTTTTCTTCGTCATTTGTCAGTGGAACAATTTCTTCTCTGTCCACACGGCAAACTTGTTGGTGCGAAGCGATGATTCTTGTTTTTAGAATCGTGGGAATTTGTTTGGATTTTAGTAAGGCTAAGTCTTCTTTTGCTACCGAATTAGAAAGTAAAATTGATTCTAAATTTTCACCAGCTTTGTCTTCCCCAATTCTGCCAAAAACAATACCTCTAACTCCAATGGATGATAAGTTTTGAACAACATTACCTGATCCACCTAAAGTTTGTTTTTCGCTTCTAACCCAAACAACGGGAACAGGTGCTTCGGGAGAGATCCTTTCCACTGAACCAATTAAATATTCATCTAAAATCAAATCTCCTATGACGAGAACTTTGATTTGGGAAAGTTTGGCAAAGGTTTGGTGGAGCAAAGATTTTTTGATTTTCAACAAAGCCGAATCCTTGAATTGGTTTACAACTAAACATGGAATCTAAAACCTTTCTCTGTGTCAACCTTCCCCTTACCTCTATTTCCCTTACCAGATGTATTTCTGTTTCCTGGGATGTTTTTACCCTTACATATCTTTGAGCCGAGATACCGAATGTTACTGGATTTTTGTTTGGAAAACGGAGGAGAAATGGGTATGGCACCTTATCCGAAAGGTTATTTGGGAAATGGATTACCTCCTATTCCTGAGGTTGTAGGTTTTGGACATATCATCCAAAAGGAATCTTTACCTGATGGAAGATCCAATATCATTTTAGAGGGATTAGGAACTGCAGAGATTGTCAGCTTAACATCCACCGAACCCTTTTATATCGCACAAGTATCAAAACGAGAACACCAAAGAAATAAAAATGTTTCGGAGGAATTAAAAGAAAAAATTGAAGAATTGTTAGTTCTCACCAAACGAATC contains:
- the rpoN gene encoding RNA polymerase factor sigma-54 codes for the protein MKLGASLSQRQTQKLVMTQDLRQSIELLSLSTLELSDKIQNELLENPLLDEVGVDEKSKMPELFSIDEVKRLEKLNHEKSTDVNWQDSYSLEGPRTYDTEASDRNQKYIESSTRGETLEEHLLNQLRLIKLTKLEFEIGEVLISMIDEKGFITDDLSLVSKEMGYPETKVRRVLQVINELDPIGIGAKDMQETLLIQGRILFPDNIVLHQLIGEFLSDLEKVDYKKIAKNLKITEEEILNLARLIKKLEPYPATTYQGRKIDYVVADVVVKQVGNEFNIFINDEWLPKLTIQEEYKELLNHKLPPKEKEYFQTKYSSAQWLIRSIQQRRQTLQRVVSCIIDFQVDFFRGGIGFIKPLTLKEVAEKLNLHESTISRITTNKYIQTTWGIFELKWFFSSGVKSAEGGKESSKKIHEIIRNLVKEEDENNPLSDQDIVELMEKKGIEIARRTVAKYRKVLRILPSNERKRISSLKG
- the lptB gene encoding LPS export ABC transporter ATP-binding protein, with amino-acid sequence MENLVKIYNKRKVVDGVSFYIRKGEIVGLLGPNGAGKTTSFYMSVGFVTPDEGHVFIDNEDLTKAPMHIRARMGVGYLAQEASIFRKLTVAENLEAILETMNLPGDEIIRRRDELLLELQIMRVANQKGYTLSGGERRRCEIARALVTNPDFILLDEPFAGVDPIAVKDIQNVIQSLKERGLGILITDHNVRETLKITDRAYIMYSGRILISGTADDLINDPETRRIYLGEDFKL
- a CDS encoding LptA/OstA family protein gives rise to the protein MRQLVVVSLFLGFVLQLNTSPIPILYGNDDFFKSDDPILKNEDKKSKKDKIPIIWGGSSLTQEERVVNGFPVKVFILGGGAYIMHKSIKLSAKEIEIIGEEALIGNLKGQVIVEDIQNGVTLTATKGVYDKVAGTVSLENHPILTQKKDGKMVRIKCQSILRNLEEAKTTLAGKVVVTSEEFQVFGEDAVFSEKEDRIDLKGEPFLFSENRFLIGQTLSYFVKEGSIQLDGDATIYQVSYENKKDKEKDTVTKERVLTLFSGKTLTHLNKGKETVTSMNGDAFMYRKNSEFKADLLESRKSNKEIKATGNVSYLDKENGYRMEGGILFYDKEKGYSYLTESPKIVFLNKKDLVERGQLTSVFIERFDEKNETVARGDVQVETQSAKATGEFATYYEKKDELVLEGNPTLVRDSTKVSAGKIILFPKSDKALLTDGLKVIPNGEKK
- the lptC gene encoding LPS export ABC transporter periplasmic protein LptC yields the protein MKKKVWTLCFLLVFTTCKDKEYLRIEVEKESGSMVSMRNFSRASYKESGELEWKLKGAESYIFPKENKTIVYGFEFNQFEKGKVTSLMTGNRGEINHQTKTVVLEGKVRLRTNDGKFIESESLTYNLEEKTLASEADVLVYSDGTTIRGKGLRADKSLNKFTIIQPKAVTVGGSNPLKEKP
- the kdsA gene encoding 3-deoxy-8-phosphooctulonate synthase translates to MYDLIEEREFFGKKIGGRQPFFLISGPCVMENKDLLDRVCGEMKAICDELGIVYIFKSSFDKANRSSINSYRGPGLDEGRKLLDFIKNKYNVPVLTDIHETIQVDPLKDTVDIFQIPAFLSRQTDLIAKAAETGKWVNVKKGQFMAPDDTRHIKTKIQESGSEKYMVTERGASFGYGNLVFDLRGIPMMHKHGIPIVFDGTHSAQLPGAAGNITGGLREFIPHMMRGAVSVGVEGLFMEVHPDPEKALSDATTQFPLAKAKGLLTQLLELDRLVKTKFLED
- a CDS encoding CTP synthase — translated: MSKTRYIFITGGVSSSLGKGVTVAALGCLLEARGYTVSLQKMDPYINIDPGTMSPYQHGEVYVTEDGAETDLDLGYYERFTKSKFSRKNSVSTGQIYHAVIERERKGDYLGRTVQVVPHITNEIRNRIYNLTRDQETDFVIVEIGGTVGDIESIPFLEAIRQMRYEHGSNQVLFLHLTLVPTITAAGEAKTKPTQHSVKELLALGIQPDVLICRINKPMSKEMKNKISLFCNVKEQNVISAVDITTSIYEIPLMYREDKLDEVVLNALGMDLRKLNFSQWENMVKKIRNTKKTVKIALIGKYISLQDAYRSVYESLAHGGIANDVEVEVVKINPEDIDSKNTKELLKGVHGVLVPGGFGERGIEGKIAAIQYARTKQIPFFGICLGMQCAVIEFARHVLGFKDANSTEFKPNVEYPVISMIEEQKEIERMGGTMRLGAYPCVVKKGTLAYSEYKADRISERHRHRFEFTLRFKDDFEKKGMNLSGFSPDGSLVEIVEIPNHPWFIGVQFHPEFQSKPTDPHPLFAGFIKAASKLAKKSED
- the rfaE2 gene encoding D-glycero-beta-D-manno-heptose 1-phosphate adenylyltransferase → MNFYESIQSKIISKEEIEPKRKTLEGKKIVFTNGCFDILHPGHVSYLAQARDLGDYLWIGVNSDESVRRLKGESRPINSCEDRMMVLAALSSVDFVSSFSEDTPLEILKKVRPSIHSKGGDYQIETLPEYQILKEMGADIQILPFVSGKSTTKILEKAKSPS
- the rfaE1 gene encoding D-glycero-beta-D-manno-heptose-7-phosphate kinase codes for the protein MLKIKKSLLHQTFAKLSQIKVLVIGDLILDEYLIGSVERISPEAPVPVVWVRSEKQTLGGSGNVVQNLSSIGVRGIVFGRIGEDKAGENLESILLSNSVAKEDLALLKSKQIPTILKTRIIASHQQVCRVDREEIVPLTNDEEKQILERLKEKIKEASAVILSDYDKGYLTPSLIQAVISLCNVEKKIVTVDPQVSHFFLYKNIHIMTPNHHEAGKALGKKLSSDSEIELACREISEKITPDAMMITRGEKGMSIYERTSNRFYHIPTVAKEVFDVTGAGDTVITTYTAFVASGMNIGEAALVSNVSAGIVVGKLGAATVTQSEIEEALRTLGYLEESI
- a CDS encoding LON peptidase substrate-binding domain-containing protein, producing MFLPLHIFEPRYRMLLDFCLENGGEMGMAPYPKGYLGNGLPPIPEVVGFGHIIQKESLPDGRSNIILEGLGTAEIVSLTSTEPFYIAQVSKREHQRNKNVSEELKEKIEELLVLTKRILLAEGAEEDLILKMNQILVHPFPVDFIASLIYFDFKTKQTILETTNLEIKANLLKQVLMGLNLGE